One window of Oncorhynchus masou masou isolate Uvic2021 chromosome 28, UVic_Omas_1.1, whole genome shotgun sequence genomic DNA carries:
- the LOC135517778 gene encoding large ribosomal subunit protein uL22-like has translation MVRYSLDPENPTKSCKSRGSNLRVHFKNTRETAQTIKGMHIRKATKYLKDVTIKHQCVPFRRYNGGVSRCAQAKQFDWTQGRWPKKSAEFLLHMLKNAESNAELKGLDVDSLVIEHIQVNKAPKMRRRTYRAHGRINPYMSSPCHIEMILTEKEQIVPKPEEEVATKKKVSQKKLKKQKLMARE, from the exons ATGGTCCGCTACTCGCTCGACCCCGAGAACCCGACTAAGT CATGCAAGTCGAGGGGCTCTAATCTCCGGGTTCACTTCAAG AACACCCGTGAGACAGCTCAGACCATCAAAGGCATGCACATCCGCAAGGCCACCAAGTACCTGAAGGATGTTACCATCAAGCACCAGTGTGTTCCTTTCCGTCGCTACAATGGGGGTGTCAGCAGGTGTGCCCAG GCCAAGCAGTTTGACTGGACACAGGGCCGCTGGCCCAAGAAGAGTGCAGAGTTCCTTCTCCACATGCTGAAGAACGCTGAGAGCAACGCGGAGCTTAAG GGTCTGGATGTAGACTCCCTGGTGATTGAGCACATCCAGGTCAACAAGGCCCCCAAGATGCGCAGACGCACATACCGTGCCCACGGTCGCATCAACCCCTACATGAGCTCCCCTTGCCACATTGAGATGATCCTCACAGAGAAGGAGCAGATCGTTCCCAAACCAGAGGAGGAAGTTGCTACTAAGAAAAAG